Proteins encoded within one genomic window of Treponema primitia ZAS-1:
- a CDS encoding ABC transporter permease: MSREFLTYTNINNVLQQTTPVIITGVAATLLMISGGIDLSVGSVVALSGVVMAKATQTGIPMVAAIFCGIFVGLLIGLMNGGFVDRLHIPPVIVTMGSMYIARALALIFSNGKAINAGLPKNYTALGRGMFGVLSVPVLLTIALLLLFIFLEKKTLLGKYSFAIGGNKIAAIYSGIGVHGLVVIYYVLTGLLAGFAGCILGSRLGVGSPNVGQGFEFDVVVAVVLGGTSMSGGEGSVIGTFIGALIIGFLGNGLNLLGVPSFYQGLLKGFILVLAVILDSSVRNRLANVKAS, translated from the coding sequence TTGAGCAGAGAATTTCTCACTTATACAAACATTAACAATGTACTGCAGCAGACAACGCCGGTTATTATAACCGGCGTGGCCGCAACCTTACTCATGATTTCCGGCGGCATAGATCTTTCAGTGGGCAGCGTGGTCGCTCTGAGCGGGGTTGTTATGGCCAAGGCGACCCAGACCGGAATACCCATGGTGGCGGCGATTTTTTGCGGCATATTTGTCGGTCTTTTAATCGGCCTTATGAATGGGGGGTTTGTTGACCGTTTACATATTCCTCCGGTTATTGTTACCATGGGTTCTATGTATATCGCCCGGGCTTTGGCGTTAATATTCAGCAATGGAAAAGCCATTAATGCGGGGCTGCCAAAAAACTATACGGCCCTGGGCCGGGGTATGTTTGGAGTCCTTTCCGTTCCGGTTCTGTTGACCATAGCGCTGCTTTTGCTGTTTATTTTTCTTGAGAAAAAGACCCTGCTGGGGAAATATTCCTTTGCCATAGGCGGCAATAAAATAGCGGCAATTTATTCCGGTATCGGTGTGCATGGGCTGGTGGTTATTTATTATGTGTTAACCGGACTCCTGGCAGGGTTCGCAGGGTGTATATTGGGATCGCGTTTGGGCGTAGGTTCCCCGAATGTCGGACAGGGGTTTGAGTTTGACGTTGTTGTTGCGGTAGTTCTTGGCGGCACCAGCATGTCAGGCGGGGAGGGTTCTGTTATTGGCACCTTCATTGGCGCCCTGATAATCGGTTTTTTGGGGAATGGGTTAAATTTATTGGGAGTGCCAAGTTTTTATCAGGGTTTGCTTAAGGGCTTTATCCTGGTACTTGCGGTAATTCTTGATAGTTCAGTCCGGAACCGACTTGCTAATGTGAAAGCAAGTTAA
- a CDS encoding sugar ABC transporter ATP-binding protein: MGETVLEILDVTKSFPGIMALKGVSFSIKTNTVHCIVGENGAGKSTLIKILAGAERYTGGRLLLKGKEYCPATIREAMECGVSVLFQELNVIEQLTVEENMTLGNEKNTLGILRKSDETKNLKEILHRIDPDIAMNSYVSALSVGEKQILQIAKAIALNAEILILDEPTAALSEDETRRLFDVVETLKKQGITLIYISHKLEEIFKVGDFVTVLLDGHVIKTAAISDLNQEELVKLMLGKVVSEKYINSDIDMNHVIMSARGITNHLLKDVSFDLHQGEIFGFYGLLGAGKTEMARAIAGIDTYSGEIEMFGKNGRFSSPREAYKNGICIVPEERRTQGLVSSLSIRENITLTNAKKISSFGIRSVAREKQIANGYIKKLNIACRNEEQGAAFLSGGNQQKVVFAKCLNADIKIMLLDEPTRGVDMGAKEEIHNIVRDLVKTGNAVIVFSSELLEVLNLCDRIAVLFDGALKAVIRNEGEKTNAEKIMHLALGGVSA; this comes from the coding sequence ATGGGAGAAACAGTTCTGGAAATTCTTGATGTAACAAAGTCATTTCCCGGGATTATGGCCCTAAAGGGGGTGTCTTTTTCCATAAAGACGAATACGGTCCATTGTATTGTCGGGGAAAACGGCGCCGGAAAATCTACTCTGATTAAAATTTTAGCCGGTGCAGAAAGATATACCGGTGGCCGTCTCCTGTTAAAAGGAAAAGAATATTGTCCTGCAACAATTCGGGAAGCCATGGAATGCGGAGTTTCCGTTTTGTTTCAGGAGCTAAATGTCATAGAGCAGCTTACGGTTGAAGAAAATATGACCCTGGGTAACGAAAAAAATACCCTTGGTATTCTACGTAAAAGTGATGAAACTAAAAATCTCAAAGAGATATTACATAGAATTGATCCTGATATAGCGATGAATAGTTATGTTTCCGCTTTGAGTGTCGGTGAAAAGCAGATTCTGCAGATAGCCAAGGCTATCGCACTGAATGCCGAGATACTTATTCTGGATGAACCTACCGCTGCGCTTTCTGAAGATGAAACGCGTAGGCTTTTTGATGTGGTGGAGACCCTGAAAAAGCAGGGAATCACCCTTATTTATATTTCCCACAAACTTGAAGAAATTTTTAAGGTAGGAGATTTTGTAACAGTTTTACTGGACGGTCATGTGATAAAAACCGCAGCTATCTCGGATCTAAACCAGGAAGAACTGGTTAAGCTTATGCTGGGCAAAGTGGTCTCCGAGAAATATATCAATAGTGATATTGACATGAACCATGTAATTATGAGCGCCAGGGGAATTACCAATCATCTGCTGAAGGACGTGTCCTTTGATCTGCATCAGGGGGAGATATTCGGATTTTACGGTTTGTTAGGGGCCGGAAAAACAGAAATGGCACGGGCAATTGCAGGGATTGATACCTACAGTGGTGAAATCGAAATGTTTGGCAAAAATGGAAGATTTTCCAGCCCACGGGAAGCCTATAAGAACGGCATATGCATTGTTCCCGAAGAACGGCGTACCCAGGGCCTTGTGTCCAGCCTTTCCATCCGGGAGAATATCACCCTTACAAACGCGAAAAAGATAAGCTCCTTTGGCATCCGGTCAGTAGCGCGGGAAAAACAGATTGCGAATGGGTATATTAAAAAGCTGAATATTGCCTGCCGGAATGAGGAACAGGGCGCTGCATTTTTAAGCGGAGGGAATCAGCAAAAGGTTGTTTTTGCCAAATGCCTTAACGCAGATATAAAGATCATGCTCCTGGATGAACCCACGAGGGGAGTGGATATGGGCGCTAAAGAGGAGATTCATAATATTGTTCGTGATTTGGTAAAGACCGGTAACGCGGTTATAGTCTTTTCATCCGAATTGCTTGAGGTCCTCAATTTGTGTGATAGGATTGCCGTGCTTTTTGATGGCGCATTAAAAGCAGTCATAAGAAACGAAGGGGAAAAAACCAACGCAGAAAAAATTATGCACCTGGCTTTAGGAGGCGTTTCGGCATGA